Part of the Xanthomonas sp. SI genome is shown below.
GCTGAGGCTGGAATAGCCGGTGCCGAAGTCGTCCAGCGACAGGCGTACGCCGCTGGCCTGCAACTGACGCAGATTGGCCAGCACCGCCGGTGCGTTGGACAGCATGACGCTCTCGGTCATCTCCAGCGCCAGGTCGCTGGGCACCAGCCCATGTGCGCTCAGTTTCTTGGCCACGCGCGCCGGCAACTGCGCGTCGGCGAAGTTGCTGGCCGAGAGGTTGACCGCCACGCGCGGCACCGGCACGCCGCGCAGGCGCCAATCGGCCATCTGCCGGCAGGCCTGGCGCAGCACCCAATGCCCGAGTTCGTCGATCAGCCCGCATTCCTCGGCCATCGGCACGAAGCGCGCCGGCGAGATGTCGCCCAGATGCGGGTGCTGCCAGCGCAGCAGCGCTTCCACGCCGTACAGCGCGTAGGGCGGCTGGCTGTGCAACTGCGGCTGGTAGTGCAACTGCAGCTGGTCGCGGCGCAACGCCTCGCGCAGCGCGGTCTCCAGCGCCACGCGTTCCTGCGCCATGCGGTTCATGTCGGCGCTGAAGAAGCGGAAACTGCCGCCGCCTTCGTTCTTGGCCCGGTACATGGCCAGGTCGGCGTGGCGCAGCAGGGTCTCGATGTCGCGGCCGTCGTCGGGGAACATCGCCACGCCGATGCTGGCGCCCGGGTGCAGGGTCACGTGCCCGACCACCAGCGGATCGGCCAGCGCCAGCAACAGCCGTTCGGCCACGCCGGCGGCCTGTTCGGCGCCGCACTGCGGCAGCATCAGCACGAACTCGTCGCCGGCCTGGCGCCCGATCAGGTCGGTCGCGCTCAAGGTCTCGCCCAGGCGCCGCGCGATGTCGCGCAGCATGCCGTCGCCGGCGGCGTGGCCCTGGGTCTCGTTGACGCGTTTGAAGCGGTCGATGTCGACGAACAGGATCGCCACCGGAAACGCGTGGTACTCGGCGGCGGCCAGCGCCTGCTCGGCACGTGCGCTGAACATGACCCGGTTGGGCAGGCCGGTCAGCGAGTCGTAGAACGCCAGTTGGTGCACGCGCGCCTTGGTCTGCTCGCGCTCCAGCGCCAGCGCGCACAGGTGCAGGCACAGCTCGATCAGCCGCAGGTGCCAGGGCTGCGGTTCGCACACGTCGCGGTAATACAGCGCGAAACTGCCGAGCACGCGCCCGCCGCTGGACTTGATCGGGCTGGCCACGCAGCTGCCCAGGCCGAGCTGCTGCACCAGCGGCCGGTACTCGGCGAACAGCGGATCGGTGGCGGCATCGCGCACCAGCACCTGCTTGCCGCGCCAGATCGCCGCGCCGCAGGCACCGGCGGTGGGACCCACGCGCATGCATTCGACCGCGGCGTTGAAGGCGGTCGGCAGGCTCGGCGAAGCCAGCGGGTGCAGCCGCCCGTCGCCATCGACGCTGATGATCGAGGCCACCACCTGCGGGGCGACGCGCTCGACTTCGCTGCAGATCAGCGCGGCCACGTCGACCAGCGGCTGTTCGCGGACCAGCGCGTCGAGCACGTTCTTGTGCAAGATCTCGTGCATCTTGCTCTGGGTGATGTCGGTGAACGACACCACGTAGTGCTGGATGCCGCCGTCCGCGTCGGCGATCGGATTGGCCATCAGCGTGGTCCACAGCGGCGAGCCGTCCTTGCGGTAGACCAGCAGATCGGTCTGGTGGCCCAGGCCGCCGACCACGCGTTCGCGGGTCAGCCGTACCGCCTGCATGTCGGTGCCGACGCCGGGCAGCACGCTGCTGGGCAGCAGCCCGCGCACTTCCTCGGCGGTATAGCCGAACATGTGCACGAAGCCGGCGTTGACGTAGAGGATCGCCAGCTGCGGGTCGCAGACCACGATGGCGTTGTCGCTGCGGTCCAGGGCCAGCGACAGCAGCCGCATCTTGGCGTCGCGCTCGCGTTCGGCGCTGATGTCGCGCACGAACACCACGTACAGCGGCGCCGTTTGCTGCGGCACCGTGGCCGCGCTGACCGACACCCAGCGCTGCACGCCGTCGTTGCCGGGCAACTGCAGTTCGTAGCCGTCGCCGGGGGTGTCGGTGCGCTGCCGCATGCACCTGGCCAGGAACGGCGCGCGCGCCTCGTCCGGCACCAGCTCGCCGAGCGAACGCCCCAGGACCTGCGCCTGCGACAGGCCCCACAGCGCCTCGGCGGTCTGATTGAAGGCGAGGATGCGTGCGTCCGCGTCGATCACCACCACCCCGTCGGGCGCCTGTTGCAGGCAGCTCAGCAGGGCCTGCTCGGAATCGGTCAGCGTGGCCAGGCCCGGAACCGTGGCGGCAACGGCATCGCCAGGCGCGTTCGGGGTGCGGACGCGCTGGCGCGGCATGGGGCTAGCGGGCCTGGTTGGACAAGGCGATCAGGCGTTCGGCGATCCGGTCCAGCGGCAACACTTCCTGCGCGGCACCGAGCCGGAACGCGGTGCCGGGCATGCCCCAGACCACGCTGGTGGCCTCGTCCTGGACCAGGGTGCTGGCGCCGGCCTGCAGCATTTCCAGCAGGCCGCGCGCGCCGTCGTCGCCCATGCCGGTCAGCACCGCGCCGATCGCGTTGGCGCCGGCGTTGCGCGCCACCGACTGGAACAGCACGTCCACCGCCGGCTTGTGCCGGTTGACCGGCGGGCCGTCGTCGATCTTGCAACGCCAGCGCGCGCCGTCGCGGACCACCTGCAGGTGCTTGCCGCCGGGCGGCAGGTAGGCGTGGCCGGGCAGGATCGCTTCGCCTTCGCTGGCCTCGCGCACCGCCATCGCCGAGTGCCGGTTGAGGCGGTCGGCGAAGGCGGTGCTGAAGCCGGCCGGCAGATGCTGGGTCATCACCACCGCCGGCGCATCGGCCGGCATGCCTTCCAGGACCACGCGCAGCGCCTCGGTGCCGCCGGCGGAGGCGCCGATGGCGATCAGCCGGTCGGTGGTGCGGAATTTCAGCGTGGACGCGGCGCTGGGCGTGATCACGGTGTTGCCGCCAGGCCGCGGCGCAGCCGGGCGGTCGAGTGCGCGGACCTTGGCCTTGGCCGCGGCCTTGACCTTGCCAACGATTTCCTCGGCGTATTCCTCCAGGCCGCGGGCCACGTCGAGCTTGGGCTTGGAGATGAAATCGACCGCGCCCAGCGCCAGCGCCTGCAGCGTGGTGTCGGCGCCGCGCTCGGTCAGCGAGGAAATCATCACCACCGGCGTGGGCCGCAGCCGCATCAGGTTTTCCAGGAACGCCAGGCCATCCATGCGCGGCATTTCCACGTCCAGGGTGATCACGTCCGGATTGAGTCGCTTGATCTTCTCGCGGGCCAGGATCGGATCGGCGGCCGAGCCGACCACCTCGATGCCGGGCGCGCGCGACAGGATCTCGGTGAGCATCTGCCGCACGACCGCGGAGTCGTCGACGATCAGCACGCGACAGGGAATTTCTGAGGTCATTCGAACAACTCCACGGCGCCGGTGACCGGCGCTTTGGCGAGGCGGGCACGCACCGCCGATTCGGCGGCGGCGACTTCGGCTTCTTCGTGCGCATGCGGCAGGCGCTGCACGACCACGCGGCCGGTGGTGGGGAAGAACCAGATCTTGCGCGGATGGATGCCGCGCAGGTCCTCGGCCACCACCGGAATCTGCTCGGCTTTCAGATACTGCAACACGAACTCGGCGTTGCGGGTGCCGACCGGGTTGTTGGTGAAACCCTTGAGCACGTTGCCGCCGCCGAACACCTTGGCTTCCAGGCGGCTGCGGCTGGCGCCGCGCTTGAGCAGGTCGTTGATCAGCACTTCCATCGCATAGCTGCCGTAGCGCGCCGGTGCGCCGTCGCCGGCCTGGCCGTCGGGCAGCATGAAATGGTTCATGCCGCCGATCTTCAGCAGCGGGTCGCGGATGCAGGCGGCCACGCAGGAACCGAGGATGGTGGTCAGCGCGGTGTCGTCGTCCACCACCAGGTACTGGGTCGGCAACAGCTTGGCCGCAATGGTCTGGAAGCGGGTGTCGTGGTAGCGCATCACCTGATCCGCGACCACCGTGGCGGCTCTCATGCGCGTGCCTTGGTGGCGCGCCGGTACAGCGTGCGGCCACAGGGCTGGATCAGGTCGGCCGCATGCAGGTAGTTTTCCGAATGGCCGGTGTAGAGCATGCCTTCGTCGTCCAGATGCGGGATCAGCCGCGACAGAATGCCACGTTGCGTAGGCTTGTCGAAATAAATCATCACGTTGCGGCAGAACAGCGCCAGGTACGGGCCGCTGACGTCGTAGCGCGGCTCCAGCAGGTTCAGCTGGCGGAACTCGAGCAGCTCGCGCAGCGCCGGCACCACCCGGCACTGGCCTTCGTTGGCGCCGCTGCCGCGCTGGAAGTACTTGCGCTTGAGCGCCGGGTCCAGGCTGGAGATGCGATCGACCGCGTACACGCCGCGCGAGGCGGTCGCCAGCACCTGGGTGTCCACGTCGGTGGCCAGGATCCGCACCGGCGGGGTCAGCGTGCCGAACGCCTCGCAGGCGGTGATCGCCAGCGAATACGGTTCCTCGCCGGTGGAGGCGGCGCACGACCAGATCTTTACCGGCGCCGAGGCGGCGTGCTTCTGCAGCTCCTCGCGCAGGCGCTCGAAGTGGTGCGGCTCGCGGAAGAACGAGGTCAGGTTGGTGGTCAGCGCGTTGGTGAATGCCTCCCACTCGTCGCCGCCGTCGCGTTCCAACCAGTCCAGGTACTCGCGGAACGAGCGCAGGCCCAGCGTGCGCAGGCGCCGCGACAGGCGGCCGTAGACCATGTCGCGCTTGGCCGGGGCCAGCGCGATGCCCGCCTTCTGGTAGATCAGGTCGCAGACCCGCTTGAAATCGCGATCGCTGAATTCGAAGTCGCGATTGTCGGAACCGGGGTGGGGCAGGGAAGACGTTGGAGTGGCCATGGCTCGCAGCGGTGATCGGTCTATCGGGTTATCGGCCGGCGCCGCGCGAAATTGACGCCGGAACAAGATGCGGCCTACGCCGCTGCCGCTGTGCCGTCAGAACTCCTGCCACTGGTCTTCGGCGGCGCTGGCGCGCGCCGTGCCTGCCGCGCTGCGGATGCGCGCAGGCGCACGCGCTGCGGTCGCCACCGGCGAGGCCTTGGCGCGCACGGACGGCCTGGCCTTTGCGACCGGCGCGGCCTGCGGCGCCGGTGCGCTGGCCTGTGGGTCCAGCTTGAACTCGGCGACGGTGGCGCTGAGCTGGCCGGCCTGGGTCTGCAGCGTGCGCGCAGCGGCGGTGGCTTCCTCGACCAGCGCGGCGTTCTGCTGGGTGGCCTCGTCCATCTGGGTCACGGTCTGGTTGACCTGCTCGATGCCCAGCGACTGCTCCTGCGAGGCGGCGGAGATTTCGCCCATGATGTCGGTGACACGCTGCACCGAGGACACGATCTCCTGCATGGTGCGGCCGGCCTGGTCGACCAGGGCCGAACCTTCGGCGACGCGGGTCACCGATTCGTCGATCAGGCCCTTGATCTCTTTCGCCGCACCGGCCGAGCGCTGGGCGAGGGTACGCACCTCGCTGGCGACCACCGCGAAACCACGGCCCTGTTCGCCGGCACGCGCCGCTTCCACCGCGGCGTTGAGCGCGAGGATGTTGGTCTGGAAGGCGATGCCGTCGATGACCGAGATGATGTCGGCGATCTTCTTCGACGAGGTTTCGATGCCGCTCATCGTGGTGACGACTTGGCTGACCACATCGCCGCCCTGCGAGGCGACGGCGGCCGCACCGACCGCAAGCTGATTGGCTTGCCGCGCATGCTCGGCGTTCTGCTTCACGGTGGAGGTCAGCTCTTCCATCGAGGCGGCGGTTTCTTCCAGGCTGGCGGCCTGCTGCTCGGTACGGCGCGACAGGTCGTCGTTGCCGGCGGCGATTTCCGAGGAGGCGACGTTGATGCTGGCGGCCGCGCTCTGGATGCGGCCGACGATATCGGCCAACTGCTCGGCGGTGGCATTGGCGTCGTCGCGCATTTTGGCGAACACGCCATGGAACTCGCCCTGCATGCGCACGCTCAGGTCGCCGGCGGCGATGGCCTGCAGCAGCTGCGACAGCTTGCCGAGGGTGTGGTCGCTGACCTCCATCATCGCGTTGAGGTTCTGCACCATCGCGCGGAAATCGTACTGGAAGCGCTCGGCGTCGCCGCGCGCGCTGAAGTCGCCGACCGCCGCGGCCTCGGCCAGCTGCTTGACCTGTACGTTCATCGCGCTCAGGTTGGCCTTGGCGGTATCCATCGCGTCGGTCAGCGCGGCTTTCTCGCCGGGCAAGCGATCCATGTCGTCGGACAGGTCGCCGATCGCATAGCGCTGGATGATCTGCACCAGGCGCAGCTTCACCGCCACGTGCGAGGCGACCAGGTCGTTGGTGGCCTTGACCATGTACCCGTACTCGCCGGGGAAGGCGGTCGCGTCCATGCGGTAGCTGATCGTGCCCTGTTCGTGGCGCTGCGCCATCAGGTTCTGCGCGTCGATCACCTCGCGGATGCGGCTGCGCATGTCCAGCATATCGCCCATCAGCTGACCGATTTCGTCGCTGGAGCGTGTGCGCACGTTGCTGTCCAGTTCGCCGCGGGCGATGGCCTGCGACAGCTGCCGTGCCGCGTCGAGCTGGCGCGCGATGCCGCGCGAGATCATCCAGCCGACGCTGGCTGCGGCCGCGACCGCCAGGGCGAGCAGGCTCAGGATCAGCAGCTTGGTGCGCGTCAGCTGCGCGTTGATGGTGTCCATTTCCTGGTTCAGCTGGGCGACGTTGTAGTCGGTCAGCGCCACGATCCGTTCGAACAGTTCGCGCCGCAGCGGCCGCGATTGCTTGTCGGAGATGGTCTGCGCGGCGGCGACGTCGCCGGCACGCAGCGCATCGCCCATCAGCGTGTTGGTCTGCAGGTAGGCGTCCAGTTTTTCCTTGACCCCGGCATACATCTGCCGCTGGGTCTTTTCCAGCATCACCCGCTCGATGATGGCCTGGTTCTTGGCCACTTCCGCGCGCACCTTCTGCATGCGCTTGAAATAGTCGGCCATCGCTTCCGGGTCGTTGGCGCGGGCGATCTGCGCCAGTTCGTAGGTGCGGAACTCGCCGAGCTGCGCGCGTACTTCGGCCAGCGCCTGCGTGGCCGGCACCCAATCCAGCTCGATGCGCTTGAGCTCGGACATCGCCAAGGTGGTGCGCGAATAAGTGAACACGCCCAGGATCACCGTCAGCAGCGAGGTCAGGGCGAAGGCGAAGATCAGCTTGTCGCGGATTTTCAGTTGTTTGAATACATTCATTGGCGTTTCCGTGCAACGGATTGGGCGATGGCGAGGCGGTAAGACAGTTGGGCTAGCGGGCGACGTAGGTGGGCGCGTCGAGGTCCGGGTGCAGCGCGTGCGCGGCGTTGATACGGCTCAGTTGTTCCAGGTCGGCGAACAGGGCGCGGCGCTGCGGCAGCGCCTGTTGCGTGGACAGCTGGCGGGCGCGTTCGCGATCGCCGGCATGCACCGCGCTGCTGATCTGCCGGTGCAGCTGCAGGTAGGCATCCAGCTCGGCCTGGACAGTGGCGAAGCGGCGGCGTTCGTCTTCGCTCGGCGCGGTGGCGATGTACCGCGCCACTTGCGTGCGCGCGCCGCGCATCGAGCGTTCGATGCGCCGGTCGTAGTCGGCCACTTCCGCGGTATTGCCGGTCGCGGCGATCAGCGATAACTGATACAGACGCAATTCCGCCAGCTGCGCGCGCAGCTCGCGCAAGGCCATGGCCGACGGCGCTTGCCGGGTCTGCAACTGCAGCAGGTGCTGGCGCGAGTCGTCGAGGCTGCGGGTGCTCAGATGCGCCACCCCGATCACCGCGGCGCAGCCGAGCACGCACAGCAGCGACACGAGCAGAGACGATTTCAGATCGGTGTAGCGCGGCATCTCAGGCTCCCGAAGCGGCGGCAATGGCGAGGTGGCTGCGGCGATCGCATTCACGCTTCGTTAATCCGATATCGACTGCCGCGCCTGCCGCTTGAGACCGCAGGTGCCGTGACCGGCGCAACTGTGATGCAAGTCCGGTTGAGTGTCCGGCCGCAGCGCTGCGCTCAGAACTCCGCCCAGTCCGTTTCGGCCACTGCCGCGCGCTTGCCCGCCACCTGGCGCGGAGCCGGTTTGGCCGTCGCCGGACGCGACGGTGCGCGCGCGGGGGCGGCGCGAACGGGCGTGGCCGCAGCAGAGCTCCCGCCGCCGGTGCCGAGCCGGAACACAGCCGCGGCCTCGCTCAGCCTGCGCGCCTCTTCCTCCAGCGCCCGCGCCGATGCGCTGGCTTCCTCGACCAGGGCTGCGTTCTGCTGGGTAGCCTCGTCCATCTGGGTGACGGTCTGATTGACCTGCTCGATGCCCGACGATTGTTCCTGCGAGGCGGCGGAGATCTCGCCCATGATGTCGGTGACGCGCTGCACCGAGGACACGATCTCCTGCATAGTGCGGCCGGCCTGGTCGACCAGCGCCGAGCCTTCGGCGACGCGGGTCACCGATTCGTCGATCAGGCCCTTGATCTCCTTGGCCGCACCGGCCGAACGCTGGGCGAGGGTACGTACCTCGCTGGCGACCACGGCGAAGCCGCGGCCCTGTTCGCCGGCGCGCGCCGCTTCCACCGCCGCGTTGAGCGCGAGAATGTTGGTCTGGAAGGCGATGCCGTCGATGACGCTGATGATGTCGGCGATCTTCTTTGACGAGATCTCGATGCCGCTCATCGTGCTCACGACCTGGCCGACCACGTCGCCGCCTTGCGAGGCGACCGCGGCGGCGCCAACTGCGAGCTGGTTGGCCTGGCGCGCATGCTCGGCGTTCTGCTTGACCGTGGAGGTCAGTTCTTCCATCGAGGCGGCGGTCTCTTCCAGGCTGGCGGCCTGCTGCTCGGTGCGGCGCGACAGGTCGTCGTTGCCGGCGGCAATCTCGGTGGTCGCGGTGTTGATGCTCAGCGCCGCGTTCTGGATGCGGCCGACGATGTCGGCCAACTGGTCGGCGGTGGCATTGGCGTCGTCGCGCATGGTCGCGAACACGCCGTTGAACTCGCCCTGCATGCGCACGCTCAGGTCGCCGGCGGCGATGGCCTGCAGCAGCGTGGACAGCTGGCCCAGGTTGCGGTCGCTGACCTCCATCATCGCGTTGAGGTCCTGCACCATCAATCGGAAGTCGTGCTGGAAGTGCGCCGCATCGCCGCGTGCGCTGAAGTCGCCGGCCGCAGCCGCAGCGGCCAGGCGCTTGATCTCGGTGTTGATCGCCAGCAGGCTGGCCTTGGCCGCATCCATCGATTGGTGCAGTACCGCGCGGCTGCCGGGCAGGCGCCGCGCATCGCGATGCAGGTCGCCGTTGGCGTATTCGTTGAGCACCGCGATCGCATCGACGATGGCGTCCAGGTGCTCGAACATCATCGTGTTGATGCTTTTGCTGAGCTCGCCGTACACGCCGGGGAAGTCCTGCGGCATGCGGTGCGACATGTCCTTGTCGGCGTGCAGTACCGCCATCTTCGCCGCCTCGCTGGAGAAGCGTTCCAGCATCTGGATCATTTCGCCGGTGGCGCGCAGCATCTGCCCGGTCTCGTCGCGTCCGGGATTGTCGATGCGCACGCTCAGGTCGCCCCGGGAGACCGCGCGGATCGCCTGCAGCGTGCGCGATACCGGCACCAGCACCGAGCTGCCGATCAGCCAGTTGATGCCGAAGGTGATCAGCACCAGCACGCCGCCGGCCACGGTCATCACGCCGGTGAACAGCAGCGCCTGCGCCTGCACGTCGTCCATGTACACGCCGGTGCCGATGACCCAGTTCCAGGGCTTGAACGGTGCGTTGTAGGACACCTTCTCGACCGGCTCCTCGTTGCCGGGCTTTGGCCACAGATAGTCCACATAGCCGCCGCCAGCCGCGGCAGCGGCGGCGAACTGGCGGAAGATCGGCTTGCCGTCGGCGCTGAGCACGTTGCCGATGTCCTTGCCGACCAGGTCGTGGCGGGTCGGGTGCATCAGCATGGTCGGATGCATGTCGTGCACGTAGAAATAGTCCACGCCGTCGCGTGCGCGCATCGACTCCAGCGTGGCCAGCGCGGTGCGCTGCGCGTCGGCCAGCGGCATCTGCCCGGCCTCGGCCTTGGCCGCATAGGCCTGCACCACGCCGACCGCCAGTTCGATCTGGCTCTTCAGCGCCTGCTCGCGGGTGTTGCGGATATCCACGTACTGCATGCGCGCAGCGATGATCGCCAGCAGCACGATGCCGCCGCCAAGCAGCAGGGTTTGCCAGACGAACTTGCGACGCAGCGGCAGATCCGACAGGCGCGCGATAAGCGACGGAGACGACATTGGATGGGCACCTTCGAGTGGTTCTCGAAGGTCTTAGCGGCGCGGCTGTAACAAAATTGAGACAAACTCGCCTGGCCCAGCGAGCGGTCGTGGTCGCGACCGTGGAATGGCCGGCAAAAAAAATCCCCGGCGCATGGCCGGGGATCGGGAAGTGCCTGAATGCCGCGAGCGCCGGCGCGTCAGAACTCCTGCCAGTCCGAATCGGCCAGGGCCGGTACGGACTTCTTGCTGCCGGTGGCCAGCGCCGGCTTGCCCGACGGGACCACGACCGGCTTCTTCGCCACCGTGCGGATCGAGTGCACCTGCGCATGACGCGGCGCCGGCGCCGGCGCGCTGACCGGCGACTGTTCCACGCGGAAGATCGAGACCGCCTCGGTCAGCTGCCCGGCCTGCTCTTCCATCGAGCGTGCGGCAGCGGTGGCTTCTTCGACCAGCGCGGCGTTCTGCTGGGTGGTCTCGTCCATCTGGGTGACGGTCTGGTTGACCTGCTCGATGCCGGACGACTGCTCCTGCGACGCCGCCGCGATCTCGCTCATGATGTCGGTGACGCGCTGCACCGAGGACACGATCTCGCTCATGGTCTGGCCGGCCTGGCGCACCAGCGCCGAGCCGTTGGCGACCTGGCTGACCGAGGCGTCGATCAGGCCCTTGATCTCCTTGGCCGCATTGGCCGAGCGCTGGGCGAGGGTACGCACCTCGCTGGCGACCACCGCGAAGCCGCGGCCCTGTTCGCCGGCACGCGCCGCTTCCACCGCGGCGTTGAGCGCCAGGATGTTGGTCTGGAACGCGATGCCGTCGATGACGCTGATGATGTCGGCGATCTTCTTGGAGGAGGTCTCGATGCCGCTCATCGTGGTCACCACCTGGCCGACCACGGCGCCGCCCTGCGAGGCGACGGACGCGGCGCCGACCGCCAGCTGGTTGGCCTGGCGCGCGTGCTCGGCGTTCTGCTTGACCGTCGAGGTCAATTCTTCCATCGAGGCGGCGGTTTCTTCCAGGTTCGCCGCTTGCTGCTCGGTGCGGCGCGACAGGTCGTCGTTGCCGGCGGCGATCTCGCCGGCGGCGGCGTTGATGCTGACCGCGGCGGTCTGGATGCGGCCGACGATGGAGGCGAGCTGCTCGGCGGTGGCGTTGGCGTCGTCGCGCATGGTCGCGAACACGCCGTCGAACTCGCCGTGCATGCGTGCGGTCAGGTCGCCCTGCGACAGCGCGGTCAGCAGCTTGGAGACTTCGCCGATGCTGTCGCCGTTGGCCTGCAGCAGGCCGTTGAGCTGCTGCGCCAGCTGCAGGAAGAAGCCCTGCTTGCCGTCGGTGGCCACGCGCCCGGACAGGTCGCCGGCGGCGGCGGCCTGCACGATCTTGGCCACTTCTTCTTCGACCTGGGCCTCGACGGTGCGGTCGCGCGATTCGCAGACGAAACCGACATGGCTGCCGTGCGCGTCGCGGATGCTGGAGACGATCTGGGCGATGCGGGCATGGCCGTAGGCCATCTCGCGCTCGGTCACGCCCTGCTTCTCGATCGCGGCGACGGTGCGGGTGTCGATCTGGTTGCCGTATTCCAGCACCGACAACGAGGAACCGACTAGCGGCATGCTCGAGTCGAACGCGGGGGCGACCTTGCGGATATGGTCGGCATACTTGTCGACGATGCCCTGCATCGACGGGTTCGCGTAGACGATGGTGTAGTCCAGGTCGGCGATGAACATGCCGGTGGAGGAGTTGTCCAACGCGGTGCGGATGCGCAGGTTCTCCGACGCCACCGCCGCGTCGCGCTCGGTGCGCTCGCGCAGGTCCTGCTGCATGCGCTTGAGCGCCTGCAGCAGTTCGCCGACCTCGTCCTGGCCGCTGGCGTCGATATGGCCATCGAGCTTGCCGCTGGCGACTTCGTTGGCCACCTTGACCGCGCTGCCCACGCTGTTGGCCAGCATCCGTCCGAACAGCCAGGCCATGCCCACTGCGCCACCGACGCCGATCAGCAGGCAGACCAGCAGCATGGCCGACGCCTTGCCGTAGGTGCTGCCAGCGGTTTCCGCGGCCAGCTTGGCCTGGCGATCGTTCTCCGCGATCAGCGCGATCACATCGTCGACGACCTTGTTGTGCAGGGTGCGCGTCTCGCTGGTGAACGTATCGATCGCATCGTCATGCAGCTCCAGCTGCACCATTTCGTCCACGGACTGATAGGAGGCTTTCGCCTTCTTCCAATCGGCGACCGTGCGCTGGTAGATCGCGCGCTCGTTGTCGCTGCCGATCATCGGCGGGTATTTGGCCAGGATCTCGTCCAGTTGCTTGGCCAGCGTGACCCTGCGCGCCTCCGACTCCTTCTTCAGCGCGTCGCTGCTGCGGATCAGGCTCTGGTACGCCGCATTGCGGTATTCGCCGAGAATGCCACGGATCTCGCCACCGGTACGCACGCTCGGCACCACATTCTTGGAAACCATTTCGGCCACGCCGTTGATCGAATGCAGCCCGTTATAGGCGGCAAGCCCCTGTATCAACATGATGGCGAGCACGAGACCGAATGCCAGCATCAGCTTCGGCATCAGCTTCATATTCTTTATCCACTGCATGAACGCATTTCCCCTTGGTTCGATAACGGCGGCGTAGCATCAGAAAAACAAAAGCGCCGCCATGCCGGAGCGCATGGGCTCCGGCGCGGCGACGCTTCGTGGTCTTACTTGATCGTGGCCAGCTTCAGGCTGGACGGCGCGCTGACCTGGATCTCGGCGCGCGAGCTGTCGCGTTCGATCTTGCCGATCACGCACACGTCCTTGCCTTCCAGGCTTTCCGGCGCGAAGCCGAACTTGCCGCGGTCGGCGCCGGCGATGCGCG
Proteins encoded:
- a CDS encoding MCP four helix bundle domain-containing protein; the protein is MPRYTDLKSSLLVSLLCVLGCAAVIGVAHLSTRSLDDSRQHLLQLQTRQAPSAMALRELRAQLAELRLYQLSLIAATGNTAEVADYDRRIERSMRGARTQVARYIATAPSEDERRRFATVQAELDAYLQLHRQISSAVHAGDRERARQLSTQQALPQRRALFADLEQLSRINAAHALHPDLDAPTYVAR
- a CDS encoding methyl-accepting chemotaxis protein, with protein sequence MSSPSLIARLSDLPLRRKFVWQTLLLGGGIVLLAIIAARMQYVDIRNTREQALKSQIELAVGVVQAYAAKAEAGQMPLADAQRTALATLESMRARDGVDYFYVHDMHPTMLMHPTRHDLVGKDIGNVLSADGKPIFRQFAAAAAAGGGYVDYLWPKPGNEEPVEKVSYNAPFKPWNWVIGTGVYMDDVQAQALLFTGVMTVAGGVLVLITFGINWLIGSSVLVPVSRTLQAIRAVSRGDLSVRIDNPGRDETGQMLRATGEMIQMLERFSSEAAKMAVLHADKDMSHRMPQDFPGVYGELSKSINTMMFEHLDAIVDAIAVLNEYANGDLHRDARRLPGSRAVLHQSMDAAKASLLAINTEIKRLAAAAAAGDFSARGDAAHFQHDFRLMVQDLNAMMEVSDRNLGQLSTLLQAIAAGDLSVRMQGEFNGVFATMRDDANATADQLADIVGRIQNAALSINTATTEIAAGNDDLSRRTEQQAASLEETAASMEELTSTVKQNAEHARQANQLAVGAAAVASQGGDVVGQVVSTMSGIEISSKKIADIISVIDGIAFQTNILALNAAVEAARAGEQGRGFAVVASEVRTLAQRSAGAAKEIKGLIDESVTRVAEGSALVDQAGRTMQEIVSSVQRVTDIMGEISAASQEQSSGIEQVNQTVTQMDEATQQNAALVEEASASARALEEEARRLSEAAAVFRLGTGGGSSAAATPVRAAPARAPSRPATAKPAPRQVAGKRAAVAETDWAEF
- a CDS encoding methyl-accepting chemotaxis protein; translated protein: MQWIKNMKLMPKLMLAFGLVLAIMLIQGLAAYNGLHSINGVAEMVSKNVVPSVRTGGEIRGILGEYRNAAYQSLIRSSDALKKESEARRVTLAKQLDEILAKYPPMIGSDNERAIYQRTVADWKKAKASYQSVDEMVQLELHDDAIDTFTSETRTLHNKVVDDVIALIAENDRQAKLAAETAGSTYGKASAMLLVCLLIGVGGAVGMAWLFGRMLANSVGSAVKVANEVASGKLDGHIDASGQDEVGELLQALKRMQQDLRERTERDAAVASENLRIRTALDNSSTGMFIADLDYTIVYANPSMQGIVDKYADHIRKVAPAFDSSMPLVGSSLSVLEYGNQIDTRTVAAIEKQGVTEREMAYGHARIAQIVSSIRDAHGSHVGFVCESRDRTVEAQVEEEVAKIVQAAAAGDLSGRVATDGKQGFFLQLAQQLNGLLQANGDSIGEVSKLLTALSQGDLTARMHGEFDGVFATMRDDANATAEQLASIVGRIQTAAVSINAAAGEIAAGNDDLSRRTEQQAANLEETAASMEELTSTVKQNAEHARQANQLAVGAASVASQGGAVVGQVVTTMSGIETSSKKIADIISVIDGIAFQTNILALNAAVEAARAGEQGRGFAVVASEVRTLAQRSANAAKEIKGLIDASVSQVANGSALVRQAGQTMSEIVSSVQRVTDIMSEIAAASQEQSSGIEQVNQTVTQMDETTQQNAALVEEATAAARSMEEQAGQLTEAVSIFRVEQSPVSAPAPAPRHAQVHSIRTVAKKPVVVPSGKPALATGSKKSVPALADSDWQEF